Below is a genomic region from Gopherus flavomarginatus isolate rGopFla2 chromosome 9, rGopFla2.mat.asm, whole genome shotgun sequence.
agccactctatgccaatgggagagagctctcctgtcaatttAATAAAACCACCACAATGAGCGGCAGTAGCTACGCTGGcgagagatgctctcccactgacatagcgctgtgcacattaccacttatgccagcaaaactatgtcactcagggggctgggttttgttgttttttttcacacctatGAGTGGcgtaagttttgctgacataagtggtagtgtagacctaagacataagtggtagtgtagcaCAGAATTACCTTAAGATAAGGTCATTCATTTGACTGTGGCCCACGCACTGAGCAGCACTATTTCAAAGTCAGTCAGTTTTTAAATTACCCCTTACAAAAAGCCATACTTCTGTGAGTGACATAGACTCTTAAGTCAACAATGACCAGCTGATATGTGGTGGTAGGCCTGGGAGTGATATTATAGAAGTGTTTTAGTATCTGCTACAGTGTCAGGTTTTTgttatacagtaaaagctttatAATCCAGTGTgttggggagatgggggagggaggtgccaGCTTGTTAAAAATTCCAGTTTACTAAGCGTTATACTTaacaatggaataccaattttcaaagaattagaatacaataaaataaataaagtataaaatagtATACAGGTACTCACCAATCCAGTAGTAATACTGCACTTCAGAGTGGCTGGCTTCTTGAAGCACTTAGATGTATACAGGTAAAGTTTTCTATACAGTAGGGTTATCTTATGACAGTACATATTACTATGGGCAGCGCATGGCATACACCGAGATCACTAAAaatgcacttaacattaaaaCTATACTGAATgtaatttaatctttctttgatGATTCAGAAGACACTTCAGGATCTTCCTGTGCCTCAGGGTTGTCATTATCAATATCAATTATCATAGTAGATGTGGCAGGTGTAGGAGACTGGGCTGAATCTGTAAAGACCATATGACcaagagtgctggaacaatttttatagtggtagtgctgagagccattgaatcaaatgTTAAGCCCTGTAtaaaatggaaaccacttcaagccatggGGGTGCTGCAGTTTAGCACCTATGCCTATGACACATCCTGGAAGCGGCTTTTTTAATAAATCCCTGATGATAGCTTGCTTacttgtcttctgcctcttttgcataaAAGTAGAGTGCAGAATGTGCAATTGCATAACCTCCTGGACAGTATACTAGTCCCAGTTACTAGACtgaagatttgtattgggagataTTAGAAATGCTGGTTAATAGAGTTTTCTGGTTGATAATGTGCTGGATAACACAACTTTTACTGATCtagattttttaaaactaaacaatTTGCATGCAATCTTTACAATTCCCTATTATTTTAGTTAACTCATCCAGGGCCAAATTATCCTTGCCTGATTCACAcaagtagctccattgatttcaatgggacaacTTTCATGAGTAAGGTAAGCAGGATTTGGCATCCAGATCAGTGTATCTGTGTGGCTGTTTACCTGACCTGCCCCCATCCTATTCTTCACACCAGCCTATTTTACCTCCCAggctgcagtttgcaggggggaGTCTGGAGGCTGCACTATGTGACTGCTGTGCTTGTGGCTTTCGTGAAGTCCCAGGTTCTAAAAATAAACCTATGTGTTTTATGCAGGAAAACCCCTTCAAGGAGAGGATTGTGGAGGCCTTCTCAGAGGATGGAGACGGGAACCTCAGCTTCAATGACTTTGTGGACATGTTCTCTGTGCTCAGTGAAATGGCTCCTAGAGAGCTCAAAGCAATCTATGCCTTTAAGATCTATGGTAATGTCTGGGGATACTGTAGATAAATGGCTCCATTAATTCAGATTAACTGTCTACCTAGGAGAGATGTTCACTATCAGTTGTGTGCTTAGCCAAAAAGCAAAATGGCTTAATTTTGCAAGGTACTGAGCATCATTGTCATCATTTGCTGAGCCAATCAACAAACATGCACTTAACTTTAAAATCCCCAGAACTACTTGTAttcttgaagttaagcacatgtaggATCAAACCCTAGAAGAGATGTTTTGGTATTAGAGATGACTTTAGTGTAattcagggatcttccctgctagaTATACTGTATTATTTAGTCCACTGAAATGTCTAAAGATCTTGTGGTATGTCATTGTGATAACAGCAAAGATGGTAAATAAGATTGTTTCAGACTTCCAATATCAATTAAATTCTAGAAACCGGAAGACCATCGGAGAGCATGATGTTTACACAAAGATAGTATCTGAatttttctcttgcttttttcTTCTGGCCTGTTTAGATTATCTTTGCACATCTGATGATTATCTGTACAAGTCCACAGCTGATCATTATGATGTTCATAGGCAATTCTCATTTTGTGTTTCTAATTTTAGACACATGGAAGAATGCTAAATGAAGCACTAATGGTTCTGAAAACATGACTCAAATCTTTTTATATTAGCACTTAGGCAACATTTTTGTAGAAAATATTCTTGTTGTTGCATCTTTGCACAACAATTTCCTGGGAGAAATCCGCTTCATGTGCTTTCCAGGAAGTTTGCAAAGCAGTAATAACAAAGCTCAGGCAACAAACTGCTAATTTCTATAATAATCAGAAGGTTGAAAGTTCTTTATTAGCTAGAGATTAGTGGCTATATCCTGGGGTCCAGCCAAAAAGCATTGAGCACAAGTGAAAAAAGGTAGATGCATGAGTGGACAAGACAGCATATCTCCACTCCCCACTGTCAGTACAAAATTACCGCCTCAGCTTGCCCTCTCTTTGAAATAGATCACACCTTTCCAAGTTTAAAGCAAGGTCTCCCCTCCTGGAATCTCACGTACTAAGAAGGTCTCCCTGCCTTTTTCCAGCTTCCGCCCCCTCCTCCGAGTGATGCCGGGAGCCAGCAGGGCAGGGCGGAGcagagcagggtgggctggggccgggtcactcacTGCTGTTGGCGATAGGCCCCCCGCTTATCcctcaggctgccctggaccctgcGTCCCACTGAAGCGCAGGACCCCTCAAAGCACGGTAAGCCCAAACATCGGTGAAGCTGGGCCCACGTTCCTAAATATTGATGAAGCaagggcaccatgggcccatataactcatcCCCTATGCCTGCGTAGGGTTTCCTTAGTGAGAGCAGAGAGAGGCAACCACTTGGCTATAGCCCATCATAGAAAAGCAAGCAGGAACTAAACCTGCTACGTGTACATTTTCTTGCCAGATAACCTACTAAATCTTGAGGCATACAAGGCTGCAAATCTAACAGTTCCATCAGGCTTGGAATATTGCTACTCAGTGGACAACTAGGTTCTGAGTTCATGTGACCATGGAAGTGCTACATGGAGATTTATTGGCAACTTATTAGCTGTTTGTATTTTAGATGGAGCAGTACAATAATTTACTATTTCCCCCATCACTTCTGTGGTTGGTGTCTCAAAACATCAGTGTTAGCAGAAACCCAGACTGAATGGTAACACTAAAAATAGTACTCTGCAGATAGAGTGCTTTGTTTTCAAAGTACTTTCTAAACCTTAATTGATCCTCCCAAGTATTTGTTATATGGATGGGGAAGCAGACTGCTGTGTTCTTGATAAGGCCTTGATTCTGTGAGTTACTCCATGCCATGATCTCCTCTGGAAGTTCACATATTGCAGGATCAGTCTACAAGTATGGATGTGAGTACGCTGCCTGATAATGGTTGACCCACAAAGAATATAAGCTCTACTAAACAGATATATATACACGCTGTCACTTGCCACAGAAACTGGGTCAGGTGTCTTTGGGAGAATCCAGATGTTGACCAAGAGCTTTGGATTTGAATTAGATGGAAATGCTCCATATTTGGTCAAGTACAGCATCTTCTGAATGCTGGCCTAGTGCTTGCTTGTACCGTACAGAATCAAGTCCTGTTGAAATAAATGAGAGTTACCTGTTGTGAGAGAAATTGGCCCCAAGTTTGCTGGGGTTGAAGACATACGTAAACACTTGTTTAAACTGTTTTCTTTTGTACACATTTTGTTAGAGTAAATTAATCTGGAGAGAGGTATTAAcaatcttcttttctttcttccttttcttgtttAGATTTTAACACAGATAACTTCATTTGTAAATCTGACCTTGAAAAAACCCTCAACAAGCTGACACGGGAAGAGCTAACAGCAGAAGAAATCACTCTAGTTTGTGAGAAGGTGATAGAAGAAGCTGATATGGATGGTGATGGGAAACTAGCATTTGCAGACTTTGAAAATATGATTTCCAAAGCACCAGACTTTCTCAGGTATAAGAATTGCCTTAAAAACTATCAAATGTTCTTTCTTTACATATTTTGTTCCAGTTGGAAAGACGACGGCCTTGCCAAATGTTGACATGCTGGAGTAACATTTGACAGGCTCTAAGGCTGAGTTACAGTTTATCCTCTTTTGAGGACAGAAAAGCAGTAATGCTTAGGGTTTTTTATTTACACGTCTGCCCTGGTGTTCAGCCAAGGTCTCTGCACTTTCTCCAGGATCAATGCCTTGCCTATACTTGCctttttatattattattcattattattattatttattattattctggAAAATCTCCTAAAGTATAGTGTAAGCGGAAAGACACCCctggggtcagatcctcagtggtATTTAGAAACCTaactcctattaatttcaatgagagttagatgCACAAATACCTTTGGAGGATCTGAACCCAAGTCCTTCAGCTGCAAACTAGGGAATGACCTCCACCCAGAAATCCCTTACTTTACTGACTATTTGAAGACCAAGAACTCAATGAGTTTTGATTATCTTTGCATTTGATTTTCTTAGATATTTTCTTAGATGTTTTGATCTTTTAAAAGCTCAAATGATACTGTCCTCAGGCAGGTCCACTGACAGCAGTTCCAGGccccagaacagtcaatgggcccccaTGCACGCACAAGCCATGTCTGCGCAGATGCAGTCCTCCTGACATTTGGGTGGTGCTGCTCCTACACTGCTGGTGCCCAGCGAGCTCTTCCATCACAACCAGGGCTTCCATATGCTGctcggtagggttgccaactgtctaatcgcgCAAACCCAAAGACTCTTGCCCCTCCCCTGTCCTGTCCCttttctgaggccccacccctgctctctccatcccccctctctctgtcactcactctcccccaccctcactcactttcaccagact
It encodes:
- the CIB2 gene encoding calcium and integrin-binding family member 2 codes for the protein MGNKQTIFTDEQLDAYQDCTFFTRKEILRLHGRYHEMAPNIVPMDYTKDPDVKLPIQLIINMPELKENPFKERIVEAFSEDGDGNLSFNDFVDMFSVLSEMAPRELKAIYAFKIYDFNTDNFICKSDLEKTLNKLTREELTAEEITLVCEKVIEEADMDGDGKLAFADFENMISKAPDFLSTFHIRI